The following are encoded together in the Phaseolus vulgaris cultivar G19833 chromosome 9, P. vulgaris v2.0, whole genome shotgun sequence genome:
- the LOC137822626 gene encoding uncharacterized protein isoform X1 — translation MFIDGYHGTSSFEQTYTCYSASFVEKPEIENGDKIIMPPSALDHLAFLRIDYPMMFKLTNGASERVSHCGVLEFIADEGTIYMPYWMMQNMLLQEGDTVRVKYASLPKGTYVKLQPHTKDFFDISNPKAILETSLRKFSCLTTGDTIMVTYNNKRYYLDIIETKPANAISIIETDCEVDFAPSLDYKNLGKPTIADKTQKEGKFNPFVGTGRRLDEKPIPPVYSSGHKYKGADVPNVNAVSSATSSSPNFARPSERKVVFGSNFYRTKETGKEEMEPKPEPPRQKQLRFQPFVGKKYSLMG, via the exons ATG TTTATTGACGGATATCACGGGACATCATCATTTGAGCAGACATATACATGTTACTCTGCTTCATTTGTTGAAAAG CCCGAAATTGAAAATGGTGATAAAA TTATAATGCCTCCTTCAGCCCTTGATCATCTAG CATTTTTACGTATTGATTATCCTATGATGTTTAAACTCACAAATGGTGCTTCTGAGCGGGTTTCTCATTGTGGGGTTCTGGAGTTCATCGCAGATGAAGGAACTATATATATGCCATACTGG ATGATGCAGAATATGCTTTTGCAAGAGGGAGACACTGTACGAGTGAAATATGCATCACTTCCAAAGGGAACATACGTTAAATTACAACCCCACACAAAGGACTTTTTTGATATCTCCAATCCAAAAGCTAT CTTAGAGACCAGTTTGAGAAAATTTTCATGCTTGACTACTGGAGATACTATCATGGTGACATACAACAACAAAAGGTATTACTTGGATATTATAGAAACAAAGCCTGCTAATGCTATAAGCATCATCGAGACAGACTGTGAGGTGGACTTTGCTCCTTCCTTGGATTACAAGAATCTTGGAAAGCCTACTATTGCAGACAAAACACAAAAGGAAG GTAAGTTCAATCCATTTGTTGGGACTGGCAGACGCTTGGATGAAAAACCAATTCCTCCTGTTTATTCATCAGGGCATAAATACAAAGGAGCTGATGTTCCAAATGTGAATGCTGTGTCTTCTGCAACATCTAGTTCACCAAATTTTGCTCGTCCATCTGAGAGAAAAGTAGTATTTGGATCAAACTTTTACCGTACAAAAGAAACAGGAAAG GAAGAGATGGAGCCAAAACCAGAGCCACCCCGTCAGAAGCAACTAAGATTTCAGCCTTTCGTAGGGAAGAAGTATTCCCTAATGGGTTGA
- the LOC137822626 gene encoding uncharacterized protein isoform X3 has product MFIDGYHGTSSFEQTYTCYSASFVEKPEIENGDKIIMPPSALDHLAFLRIDYPMMFKLTNGASERVSHCGVLEFIADEGTIYMPYWMMQNMLLQEGDTVRVKYASLPKGTYVKLQPHTKDFFDISNPKAILETSLRKFSCLTTGDTIMVTYNNKRYYLDIIETKPANAISIIETDCEVDFAPSLDYKNLGKPTIADKTQKEGHKYKGADVPNVNAVSSATSSSPNFARPSERKVVFGSNFYRTKETGKEEMEPKPEPPRQKQLRFQPFVGKKYSLMG; this is encoded by the exons ATG TTTATTGACGGATATCACGGGACATCATCATTTGAGCAGACATATACATGTTACTCTGCTTCATTTGTTGAAAAG CCCGAAATTGAAAATGGTGATAAAA TTATAATGCCTCCTTCAGCCCTTGATCATCTAG CATTTTTACGTATTGATTATCCTATGATGTTTAAACTCACAAATGGTGCTTCTGAGCGGGTTTCTCATTGTGGGGTTCTGGAGTTCATCGCAGATGAAGGAACTATATATATGCCATACTGG ATGATGCAGAATATGCTTTTGCAAGAGGGAGACACTGTACGAGTGAAATATGCATCACTTCCAAAGGGAACATACGTTAAATTACAACCCCACACAAAGGACTTTTTTGATATCTCCAATCCAAAAGCTAT CTTAGAGACCAGTTTGAGAAAATTTTCATGCTTGACTACTGGAGATACTATCATGGTGACATACAACAACAAAAGGTATTACTTGGATATTATAGAAACAAAGCCTGCTAATGCTATAAGCATCATCGAGACAGACTGTGAGGTGGACTTTGCTCCTTCCTTGGATTACAAGAATCTTGGAAAGCCTACTATTGCAGACAAAACACAAAAGGAAG GGCATAAATACAAAGGAGCTGATGTTCCAAATGTGAATGCTGTGTCTTCTGCAACATCTAGTTCACCAAATTTTGCTCGTCCATCTGAGAGAAAAGTAGTATTTGGATCAAACTTTTACCGTACAAAAGAAACAGGAAAG GAAGAGATGGAGCCAAAACCAGAGCCACCCCGTCAGAAGCAACTAAGATTTCAGCCTTTCGTAGGGAAGAAGTATTCCCTAATGGGTTGA
- the LOC137822626 gene encoding uncharacterized protein isoform X2, with amino-acid sequence MFIDGYHGTSSFEQTYTCYSASFVEKPEIENGDKIIMPPSALDHLAFLRIDYPMMFKLTNGASERVSHCGVLEFIADEGTIYMPYWMMQNMLLQEGDTVRVKYASLPKGTYVKLQPHTKDFFDISNPKAILETSLRKFSCLTTGDTIMVTYNNKRYYLDIIETKPANAISIIETDCEVDFAPSLDYKNLGKPTIADKTQKEGKFNPFVGTGRRLDEKPIPPVYSSGHKYKGADVPNVNAVSSATSSSPNFARPSERKVVFGSNFYRTKETGKRWSQNQSHPVRSN; translated from the exons ATG TTTATTGACGGATATCACGGGACATCATCATTTGAGCAGACATATACATGTTACTCTGCTTCATTTGTTGAAAAG CCCGAAATTGAAAATGGTGATAAAA TTATAATGCCTCCTTCAGCCCTTGATCATCTAG CATTTTTACGTATTGATTATCCTATGATGTTTAAACTCACAAATGGTGCTTCTGAGCGGGTTTCTCATTGTGGGGTTCTGGAGTTCATCGCAGATGAAGGAACTATATATATGCCATACTGG ATGATGCAGAATATGCTTTTGCAAGAGGGAGACACTGTACGAGTGAAATATGCATCACTTCCAAAGGGAACATACGTTAAATTACAACCCCACACAAAGGACTTTTTTGATATCTCCAATCCAAAAGCTAT CTTAGAGACCAGTTTGAGAAAATTTTCATGCTTGACTACTGGAGATACTATCATGGTGACATACAACAACAAAAGGTATTACTTGGATATTATAGAAACAAAGCCTGCTAATGCTATAAGCATCATCGAGACAGACTGTGAGGTGGACTTTGCTCCTTCCTTGGATTACAAGAATCTTGGAAAGCCTACTATTGCAGACAAAACACAAAAGGAAG GTAAGTTCAATCCATTTGTTGGGACTGGCAGACGCTTGGATGAAAAACCAATTCCTCCTGTTTATTCATCAGGGCATAAATACAAAGGAGCTGATGTTCCAAATGTGAATGCTGTGTCTTCTGCAACATCTAGTTCACCAAATTTTGCTCGTCCATCTGAGAGAAAAGTAGTATTTGGATCAAACTTTTACCGTACAAAAGAAACAGGAAAG AGATGGAGCCAAAACCAGAGCCACCCCGTCAGAAGCAACTAA
- the LOC137821776 gene encoding small ribosomal subunit protein bTHXm has product MASSGVSVMQRCSVAARWFIKAERAAAPPQLCGRGDKKTKKGKRFKGSYGNARPKKEKMIERIKDKVEVPRSTPWPLPFKLI; this is encoded by the coding sequence ATGGCTTCAAGTGGTGTGAGCGTGATGCAGCGGTGCAGCGTGGCTGCGCGGTGGTTCATTAAGGCGGAGAGGGCGGCGGCGCCTCCCCAATTGTGTGGGCGCGGGGACAAGAAGACGAAGAAAGGGAAGAGATTCAAGGGATCGTACGGTAACGCTCGGCCGAAAAAGGAGAAGATGATAGAGCGCATAAAGGACAAGGTGGAAGTTCCCAGGTCTACTCCTTGGCCTCTTCCTTTCAAGCTCATCTGA
- the LOC137821854 gene encoding kinesin-like protein KIN-7E, translating to MGAVTGEELVKWEKMGGVGGHEEKILVLVRLRPLNEKEVEVNEVADWECINDTTILYRNTLREGSTFPSAYTFDRVFRGDCSTKQVYEEGAKAIALSVVGGINSSIFAYGQTSSGKTYTMIGITEYAVADIFDYIRKHEERAFVLKFSAIEIYNEIIRDLLSSENTPLRLRDDPERGPIVEKLIEETLRDWMHLKELLSFCEAQRQVGETYLNDKSSRSHQIIRLTIESSAREFMGKSSSTTLAASLNFVDLAGSERASQALSAGSRLKEGCHINRSLLTLGTVIRKLSKGRHGHINYRDSKLTRILQPSLGGNSRTAIICTLSPARCHVEQTRNTLLFACCAKQVTTKAQVNVVMSDKVLVKQLQKEVARLESELRTPCPPSTNCDCASMLRKKNLRIEKMEREIQELIKQRDLAQSQVEDLLGMVGNNQKTKKERVDTWEYDDSISESSSIYPSDLRIREFNNSHYNNGNSESSPDKHPDEYCNEIQSVGLLESSKDGLEYPDPPVSDSGMLALTWYAEENVTSQEILTPVSEDAEERLNQDEDVLEQRLDDAQSSNGSPLSMSGSVSDCRNLKLTRSWSCREFYSTGSPGNVGEIVRTPGSSFEKCFHGRPDGLPRKFLPLTYGASTKLSMNGSTPSIGTPSTDELRTNSTRTFTNEDITSLQTFVSGMKEMVKIEYEKHLADDDQDKKAETTYFRFEKNMKDVGVDSMLEAPGSPMEWPLQFKQQQTEILELWEACNVSLFHRTYFFLLFRGDPTDSIYMEVERRRLCFLKGTFGGGNQWAKDAPTVALASSGKGVERERETLVKLMKRRLSEEEKRKLLRKWGIALDSKRRRRQLVNRIWRNTDTKHVMESAAVVAMLMRFTWQGDNGLKEMFALSFSPHRMS from the exons ATGGGAGCTGTTACTGGAGAGGAGTTAGTTAAATGGGAGAAGATGGGAGGAGTGGGAGGCCATGAGGAGAAGATTCTGGTGTTAGTGAGGCTGAGGCCTCTGAATGAGAAGGAAGTTGAAGTGAATGAAGTAGCAGATTGGGAATGCATCAATGACACTACTATCTTATACCGGAACACCCTTCGGGAAGGTTCCACATTCCCAAGCGCCTACACCTTTG ACAGAGTATTTCGGGGTGACTGTTCCACAAAGCAGGTATATGAAGAAGGGGCAAAAGCAATTGCTCTTTCAGTTGTTGGCGGAATCAACT CAAGTATTTTTGCCTATGGGCAAACAAGTAGTGGAAAGACATACACGATGATTGGAATAACTGAATATGCTGTTGCAGATATTTTTGATTATATAAGAAAG CATGAAGAAAGAGCATTTGTATTGAAGTTCTCAGCAATTGAAATCTACAACGAAATTATTAGGGACCTCCTCAGCAGTGAGAACACACCACTAAGGCTGCGTGATGATCCTGAG AGAGGACCTATTGTAGAGAAACTTATAGAAGAGACTCTACGGGACTGGATGCATTTGAAAGAGCTTCTATCATTCTGTGAag CACAGAGACAAGTAGGAGAGACATACCTCAATGACAAGAGTTCTCGATCTCACCAAATTATCAGACTG ACCATTGAAAGTTCTGCCAGAGAATTCATGGGTAAAAGCAGCTCAACCACCCTAGCTGCTAGTTTG AATTTTGTTGATTTGGCAGGAAGTGAGCGTGCATCTCAGGCATTATCTGCTGGGTCCAGATTGAAAGAAGGCTGTCATATAAACCGGAGTTTACTCACTCTTGGAACAGTCATTCGTAAACTTAG TAAGGGACGACACGGACACATTAATTACAGAGATTCTAAGCTGACACGCATATTACAGCCTTCCTTAGGTGGCAATTCTAGAACAGCCATCATTTGCACTTTGAGCCCTGCCCGGTGTCACGTTGAGCAAACTAGAAACACTCTTCTTTTTGCTTGTTGTGCAAAACAAGTGACCACTAAAGCACAGGTTAATGTAGTGATGTCTGATAAGGTATTGGTCAAGCAGCTGCAGAAAGAGGTAGCTAGATTAGAGAGTGAGTTGAGAACTCCTTGTCCACCTTCAACCAATTGTGATTGTGCATCAATGTTGAGAAAGAAAAATCTCCGAATAGAAAAg ATGGAGAGGGAGATTCAGGAGCTAATTAAGCAACGTGATCTTGCTCAATCTCAAGTTGAGGATTTGCTGGGCATGGTTGGAAATAATCAGAAAACtaaaaaa GAAAGGGTCGACACCTGGGAATATGACGATTCAATATCAGAGTCATCAAGCATCTATCCTTCTGATTTACGCATTAGAGAATTCAACAATTCTCACTATAACAATGGAAACAGTGAAAGTAGTCCTGATA AACATCCTGATGAATATTGCAATGAAATTCAAAGTGTTGGATTATTGGAATCGAGTAAAGATGGCTTGGAGTATCCTGATCCACCAGTAAGTGACAGCGGGATGTTGGCATTAACATGGTATGCAGAGGAAAATGTAACAAGCCAGGAGATACTGACTCCTGTGAGTGAAGATGCGGAAGAGAGACTGAACCAAGACGAAGATGTTTTGGAGCAGAGACTCGATGATGCACAGTCGAGTAATGGTTCTCCTCTGTCTATGTCAGGATCAGTGTCAGATTGTAGGAATCTTAAATTAACAAGGAGCTGGAGTTGTAGGGAATTCTATTCGACTGGCTCTCCTGGGAATGTGGGAGAAATTGTGAGGACTCCGGGCAGTAGTTTTGAAAAATGCTTTCATGGAAGACCAGATGGATTGCCCAGAAAGTTCCTTCCATTAACTTATGGTGCTTCCACAAAATTGTCAATGAATGGCTCTACGCCTTCTATTGGAACTCCGTCTACGGATGAGTTAAGAACCAACAGCACAAGAACATTCACCAATGAAGATATTACTAGCCTCCAAACTTTTGTTTCTGGGATGAAGGAAATGGTCAAAATTGAGTACGAGAAGCACCTTGCTGATGATGATCAG GATAAGAAGGCAGAGACAACATATTTTAGATTTGAAAAGAATATGAAAGATGTAGGAGTGGATTCAATGTTAGAGGCACCTGGTTCTCCTATGGAATGGCCTCTACAATTCAAGCAGCAGCAGACAGAAATATTAGAACTGTGGGAAGCCTGCAATGTATCATTGTTCCACAGGACTTACTTCTTTCTTTTGTTCAGAGGTGATCCGACAGACTCAATTTACATGGAGGTGGAGCGTAGAAGATTATGTTTCCTGAAAGGAACATTTGGTGGTGGAAATCAGTGGGCGAAGGATGCTCCCACAGTGGCGTTAGCTTCAAG TGGAAAGGGTGTGGAGAGGGAGAGAGAAACGCTGGTGAAGCTGATGAAGAGAAGGCTGTCAGAGGAAGAGAAGAGGAAGCTGTTAAGGAAGTGGGGCATTGCATTGGATTCAAAGCGCAGGAGGAGGCAGCTGGTGAATCGCATATGGAGGAACACCGATACGAAGCATGTGATGGAGAGTGCTGCAGTTGTTGCAATGTTAATGAGGTTTACTTGGCAGGGTGATAATGGCCTCAAGGAGATGTTCGCCCTTAGCTTCTCACCACATCGAATGTCATAA
- the LOC137822626 gene encoding uncharacterized protein isoform X4, giving the protein MPPSALDHLAFLRIDYPMMFKLTNGASERVSHCGVLEFIADEGTIYMPYWMMQNMLLQEGDTVRVKYASLPKGTYVKLQPHTKDFFDISNPKAILETSLRKFSCLTTGDTIMVTYNNKRYYLDIIETKPANAISIIETDCEVDFAPSLDYKNLGKPTIADKTQKEGKFNPFVGTGRRLDEKPIPPVYSSGHKYKGADVPNVNAVSSATSSSPNFARPSERKVVFGSNFYRTKETGKEEMEPKPEPPRQKQLRFQPFVGKKYSLMG; this is encoded by the exons ATGCCTCCTTCAGCCCTTGATCATCTAG CATTTTTACGTATTGATTATCCTATGATGTTTAAACTCACAAATGGTGCTTCTGAGCGGGTTTCTCATTGTGGGGTTCTGGAGTTCATCGCAGATGAAGGAACTATATATATGCCATACTGG ATGATGCAGAATATGCTTTTGCAAGAGGGAGACACTGTACGAGTGAAATATGCATCACTTCCAAAGGGAACATACGTTAAATTACAACCCCACACAAAGGACTTTTTTGATATCTCCAATCCAAAAGCTAT CTTAGAGACCAGTTTGAGAAAATTTTCATGCTTGACTACTGGAGATACTATCATGGTGACATACAACAACAAAAGGTATTACTTGGATATTATAGAAACAAAGCCTGCTAATGCTATAAGCATCATCGAGACAGACTGTGAGGTGGACTTTGCTCCTTCCTTGGATTACAAGAATCTTGGAAAGCCTACTATTGCAGACAAAACACAAAAGGAAG GTAAGTTCAATCCATTTGTTGGGACTGGCAGACGCTTGGATGAAAAACCAATTCCTCCTGTTTATTCATCAGGGCATAAATACAAAGGAGCTGATGTTCCAAATGTGAATGCTGTGTCTTCTGCAACATCTAGTTCACCAAATTTTGCTCGTCCATCTGAGAGAAAAGTAGTATTTGGATCAAACTTTTACCGTACAAAAGAAACAGGAAAG GAAGAGATGGAGCCAAAACCAGAGCCACCCCGTCAGAAGCAACTAAGATTTCAGCCTTTCGTAGGGAAGAAGTATTCCCTAATGGGTTGA
- the LOC137821855 gene encoding NADH dehydrogenase [ubiquinone] 1 beta subcomplex subunit 9, which produces MASTVAYLARRAAQKERVRILYRRALKDTLNWAVHRHLFYDDASILRDRFEENKRVEDPDTIDRLIADAEATYNNFRHPDPYIVPWAPGGSKFTRNPAPPQGIEIVYDYGREDNN; this is translated from the exons ATGGCATCGACGGTGGCGTACCTTGCTCGGCGCGCGGCGCAGAAGGAGAGGGTTCGGATCCTGTACCGACGCGCCCTCAAAGACACTCTTAATTGGGCCGTACATCGCCACCTATTCTACGACGAC GCTTCAATCCTCCGCGATAGATTCGAGGAAAACAAACGCGTG GAAGATCCTGATACAATTGATAGGCTCATAGCGGATGCTGAAGCCACCTACAACAATTTTCGTCATCCAGATCCTTACATAG TTCCTTGGGCTCCCGGTGGTTCCAAATTTACTCGCAACCCAGCTCCACCTCAAGGG ATTGAGATCGTTTATGATTATGGCCGTGAAGATAATAactga